The window GCGCTGGAAGTAGGCGCGATACTCGGCCCCGTAGGACTCCAGGGCCTGCTCGACGGAGCGGCCCCAGGCGGCCAGGGCGTGGCCGTCGCCGCCGGTCGGCAGGGGCGGCAGCACCAGGGGCCGGGCCTTGGTGCGGATCACGTGGTCGGGGGTGGCGACGCCGCGGCCGGCCCAGTCGCCCAATCGGGCGTCGTCGCTGATGGCTCGGGCCAGGGGGGTGTCGCGCAGCGCCAGGATCCAGTGGGGACGGACGCCGGCGGCCACGGCGGCCCGGCCCAGGGCGCCCCGCAGCACCGGCAGCACCGCCGCCGCGGCAGCGGGGCGCTCCGGCACGGCCACCGCATGGAGCGAGCGTTCGCCCCGGGCCAGGCGCTCCTCGGCCCGCCGCACCAGGTCGATCATCCGGTCGTAGCTCTGCTCGGCCGTGGTGCCGAAGGAGAACAGGCCGTGCTGCAGCAGCACCATGCCCTCGGGCTCGGTGCCGCCGGCTGCCGCGGCCTCCCAGGCCAGGGCCGCCGCCTTGGCCAGGGCGAAACCGGGCATCACGTAGGGCACCAGGGCCACCCGATCGCCGTAGACCTCCCGGCACACCTCGGCCGCATCGGGCTGGTCGGCCAGGGCCAGCAGGGCGATCGAGTGGGTGTGATCCACAAACGTGTGGGGCAGGAAGGCGTGCAGCAGAGCCTCCACCGAGGGGTTGGGGGCGGCCGGATCGATCAGGTTCTGGCGCTGGGCCGCCACCATCGCCTCATCGCTGAGGGACTCGAGGACCCGCAGGGCCTGCAGGGGCTCCAGCCGCACCGCCGGATGGCCCGGCGGCTCGATCGTGCCCAGGTCCCAGCCCGATCCCTTGACGCACAGCACCCGGATCGGCTCGCCCAGCAGACCGTGCACGGTGGTTTTCACCGAGGTGTTGCCGCCGCCGTGCAGCACCAGCTCGGGGTCGGCCCCCAGCAGCCGGGCCGAGTAGGTGCGCAGGGCCAGGTCTTCGTTCACCCCCTGGTCGCCGTAGCGGGCGATCGCCTCGCGGGCGGCGTCATCCGACCAGCGATGTTGCACGGCCATGGGGCGAAACGGTGACTCTGGGGGGAGACTACGGGGAGCGATCCTCCAGGGGCTGCCCGTGTCCATCCGCTGCCGCCGCCAGGACTGGAAGCCGTGGGCCGGCGGCGTGTTGCTGCCCCTGCTCCTGGCCATTGGGATCGGGGTGGCGGCCCCCGCCCAAGCCCAGGCGATCCCGCCCCAGATCCCCCGCGACGGCTGGAAGGACTGCGAATACAACGACAAGCCCCTGGCCTGCGTGGATGAGCAGCTCCCCGGCGGCCTGAAGATCCGCTGGAAGGACGGCCAGTCGATGACCTACCGGGCGGTGTCCGGCAAGGGCAAGGACGCCATCGGCAGCGACCTGCTGCGCGACCGGCTGGGGGGACTCTGGCGCCGGGAGCTCTACGTCCAGGGCAACATCACCCTCACCAACGAGGCCAACGGCAACCGGATCTTCGTGCCGCTGCGCTTCCCCTGCAAACCGCCCCTGAAGGGGGAGGTGGGCTACTGCCGCTACTGACCCCGCCCGCCATGCGAGCGATCCTCGCCACCCCGGCCCTGGTCGACACGGAGCTGCCGGAGCCCGTCCACGGCCCCCACGACCTGCTGGTGCGGATCGAGGCGGTGGCGGTGAACCCGATCGACACCAAGCTGCGGGCCGCCGTGCGCGAAGGGGATCCACCCCGGCAGCTGGGCTGGGACGCCGCCGGGGTGGTGGCGGCGACCGGGGAGCGGGTGAGCCGCTTCCGGGTGGGGGATGCGGTGATGTTCGCCGGCGATGCGGGACGGGCCGGCTGCAACGCCGAGGCCGTGCTGGTGGACGGGCGGCTGGTGGGCCGCAGACCGCCCCGGCTCTCCTGGGCCGAGGCCGCCGCCGTGCCGCTGACGGGCCTGACGGCCTGGGAGGCCCTGTTCGAGCGGCTCGGGCTGGATCCAACCGGTGGCACTGGGCGGGGCCGCAGTCTGCTGATCCTCGGCGGCGCGGGCGGGGTGGGCTCGATCGCCATCCAGCTGGCCCGCCGGGCCGGGGCGGTGGTGATCGCCAGCGCCTCGCGCCCCAAAAGCGCCGCCTGGGTGCGGGAGCTGGGGGCCGACCACGTCGTCGACCACCACCAACCCCTGGCGCCCCAGCTGGCCGCCCTGGGCTTCGAGACGGTGGATCGGATCGCCAACTTCAGCGACACCGACGCCTACTGGGAGGTGATGGCCGAGCTCATCGCCCCGCTGGGCTCGATCGTGGCGATCGTGGGCAACCGCCGCCCGCTCGACCTCAACCGGCTCAAGGCCAAGAGCGTGACCTTCGCCTGGGAGTTCATGTTCACGCGCTCCCAGTTCCAGACCGCCGACATGGGCCTGCAGGGGGAGATCCTCGACCGGCTCGCCCAGCTCTTCGAGGCCGGCGAGCTGCGCCCGACCCTGGGCCGCACCCTCAGCCCCATCAACGCCGCCAACCTGGAGATCGCCCACGCCCAGCTGGCCTCCGGCAGCACGGTCGGCAAGATCGCCCTGGTGGGCTGGGGCTGAGGCCAGCCCTCAGCGCACGGCCACCAGCACCCGGTGGCGCGGGTCGCAGGCCTGGCGGCGCACGTCGCGGAAGCCGGCCTGCTCCAGGGTCCTGGGCAGATCAAGGCTGAAGTAGTCCGCCAGGTAGGGCTCGGTGCTCTTGAGCAGGGTGGCGATCGGCGCCGGCAGCCGACGGATCACGGCCGAATCCGGGTCCTGATCCACCAGGGCCACGGCCCCGCCGGGCCGCAGCAGGCGGGCCGCCTCCCGCAGCACCGCCCGGGTGGCCTCCATCGGCAACTCATGGCAGACGAACTGGAGGGTGATCAGGTCGACGCTGGCCGCCGGCAAGCCGGTGGCTTCAGCGGCGGCGTGGTGCCAGCGGCGGATCCGCTCGCCGGGGTCGCGGACCCTGGCCACCGCCAGCATCTGGGGGGAGAGGTCGAGACCTTCGACGGCGACGCCCGTGCCCTCGCGCCGCTCCAGCCAGTCCTGGAGCGCCAGGGTGCCGACGCCCACCGAGCAGCCGATGTCGAGGGCACTGCGCACCGGGCCGGTGAGGCTGGGCTCGATCGCCGCGAAGATCGCGTCCCGCAGCCGCCGCTGGGCTTGGTGGGGCTCGAGGGTTTCCCCTGGCCACACCCGCAGGGCCATGGCGTCGGTGGCCTGCTCCGCCTCGCCGGCCGCCTGCCAGCAGAGGTTGCCCTCCTGGTAGGCGTGGAACCGGGCCCGGTAGTAGGGCGGAGTCTGCGTGGCCGCATCGGTGCTGCTGGCCAGCAGCGGCTCGGCCAGGCGCACGAGCTCCTCGCGTCGGGCCCGCCAGGCGATGCCACGGCGCTCGGCGGTGCGGATGATCAGCTGACGGGCCTGCAGGAACAGCAGCCTCCGCAGCGGCTCGACGGCCAGCAGCCGATCAATCAGCCAGCCGAGGGGATGGCGCGAGGCCACCCAGTTGGGGGGCGGGGCGGCGGCGGTCAGGTCCGAAGCGGCGGGCTGGGCCTGGGCCATGGATGGGAGCAAAGGAGGAGGGGTCGCGGGACGGTTCCGCGAGCCCCATTCTCCCCGCCCTGCCTCAGAAACCGCCGGGCATGCCGGGGCCACTCCCTGAGGCCAGGCGCCGGACCACATCCAGCAGGAACCCGTCCTGCCCATGGGCGGCCAGCAGCGACAGCCCCAGCGGCACCCCGGAGACCTCGGCCATCGGCAGCGACACGTGGGGCAGCCGGCCCAGGCCGGCCACGGACGTCAGCGAGAGGGTGCGGGGGTAGTAGGTGCTGCCGCTGCCGGACCCCTGGAGCGAACGGGCGGGGTCCGCCTCCGCCAGCCGCGGGGCGAGCGCGGGGGTGGTGGGCAGGCAGAGCAGGTCATGGGGCCCCAGAAAGCGGCGCAGGCGCCGGTGGATCCGCCCGCGGCGCTCCAGGGCCTGGCCGATGCGCCGGCGATCGAGCTGGAGGGTGAGCGCCAGGCTGGCGGCGGTGGAGGGGCCGAGCACGGGGCTGGCGGTGTCGATCCAGCCCCCCAGACAGCTGCGGATCTCGGCCCACTGCAGCACGGAGTAGGTGTCACACCAGGCGGAGAAGCTGGCCAGGGCGCCGTCGCCGGCCAGCTCAGCAAGAGAAATCTCCCGCACCCGGTCACCGAAGCGCTGCCGCAGCCCCTGCAGGGGTTTGCTCAGGGCCTGCGCCACCTCTGGATCCGCCAGGGCGAAGGCCTCGCTGACGACATAAAGGGCGCTCGGTTCCATGGGCGGCGCGACGTCATCGGCGAGCAGCACCGTGGCCACCCGGGCCAGCAGGTCCGCCGTCGGCGCGAACAGACCCACGGTGTCGAAGCTGGGGGCCAGGGGATTCACCCCGGCCACCGAGATGAGGCCATGGGAGGGGCGGAAACCGAACAGGCCGCAGTTGCTCGCCGGCACCCGCACCGATCCGCCGGTGTCCGTGCCGAGGGCCACATCCACCAGGCCGCAGGCCACCGCGGACGCCGATCCGCTCGAGGATCCTCCAGGCACCCGCTCCGGTGCCCGGGGATTCAGGGGTGTGCCCTCGAAGTGGTTCCTGCCGAGCAGGCTGAAGGCCAGCTCATCGGACACGGTCTTGCCCAGACAGCAAGCGCCGGCCCCCAGCAACTGCTCGACGCAGACGGCGTGGACAGCCGCGGGCGGATGGGTGTCCCGCCAGGTGGGGTTGCCGCAGCCGGTGGTCCAGCCGGCGACATCGATGACGTCCTTGACGGCGAACGTCAGCCCATCGAGGGGGCCGGAGCCGGTGGGCGGCACCGTGAAGCTGGCCACGAAGGCGTTGCTGTCGGTGTGGCTGTCGGTCACAGCGTGGTGCGGTGGGGCGCCCGCCGGAGCGGGGCGGCGACTCAGTCTGGCTGCGCTGCGGTCCCCGGCGCCGGGCGCAACCGCAGCGAGGCGGCAAAGCCCAGCAGGGCCACAGCCAGCCAGATCCAGCCGTGCAGGCTGAAGCTCATCACCCCGCCCAGGAAGGCGTTGACGTTGCAACCCGACGCCAGCAACCCGCCGTAACCCATCAGCAGGCCGCCGAAGCCTCGCCGGGCCAGTTCCGGCAGGGCCTGGGGCCTCTCACCCCGCCAGCGAAAACGGCCCTGGCCGATGGCCGTGGCCACGGCGCCATAGAGCAGGCCCAGGTCCACGAGCACGGCGTCGTTGAACAGCCAGGCGTCCCAGCCCGCCAACTGGACCTGGCCCCGGGGGCTCGACCAGAACAGGCTGGTCTGGGGATCCCAGCCCAGGGCCTGGGCCGTGTGGGCGCCACTGAGGGCCAGGCCCCAGAGCACCCTCCAAGGCTCGGCCGTCACCAGCAGCAGGCCGGTGGCCAGCACAGCCACGGCAACCGCGCCGCCGTAGGGGCCGCGGCTCTCGCCACGCCACGGCAGCTGGCCACTCCAGCGCCAGAGCAGCACGGCGATCAGGGCGATCAGAGCGAGCTGCAGCGCCACAGACCCCGCCAGCCCGAACAGTTCCAGACCCGAGGGGGAGGGGAGGCGGGGCAGGCCAAGGGCGGCCAGCTGGGGGGCGTGCAGGGTGCCCAGAAAGGCACCGACCACCAGACCGATCAGGGCGGCCACCACGCCGCCCCCGCCCTTGGAGGCCGCGGCCAGGGTGCCGCAGCCGCAGCCACGGGCCCGCTCCATGCCGATGCCGAAGAGGAAGGCACCAGCCAGGAACGGCAGGCTGAGGGGGGTGGCCAGCAGCTTCGGGCGCAGGCCGGTGAGGGGCTCAACGGCGAGCACCAGGGCCATGGCGATGACCAGCAGCGCCGCCAGCAGCAACTGGGCGAAGAAAGGGCCGGGATCGCGCCGCTCCAGCAGTCGGCGGTAGCCGGAGGCGAAACCGAAATCAGAGCGGACCAGCCCATGGCCGAGGCCGCAGCCCAGGCCCCAGACGAGGGCCGAAGCCGGTTGCCTGGCCGCCAGGGCCACCCCAATCGCTATGGCCGGGGCCACAGCCAGAGCAGTGCAAAGCGGCTGCTTCAACGCTTCTTCGACTTGGCGGCAGGGGGCGAGCTGTCGCTGCCGGTGTCACAGGCCAGGGCGGCGGCCGGTGCGAACAGGAGCAGCAGCAGGACGGCGAGCGCCCAGAAGCGGCTTCTTGACAAAGACATGGATGGGGGAAGCGACATCAGCGGCTGCTCACCTGGGCCGGACTGCCTTCAGGACCCACGGCGATCGGCAGCTTGGTGGCGCTGTACTCGGTCCAGGAGCCTTCATAGATCCGCACGTTGGGGTACTTGAGCAGATGCTTCAGGGTAAGGAACTGGAGGCTCGCTTCCCGGCCGGTGCTGCAGGAGACGATCACCTCCTTGTCGGGGGTGATGCCACGGCTGACCAGCAGGGCCCGGATCTCCTCGAGCGAGCGGAGCTTGTGGGCGTTCTTCTTGGCCTCATCGGCGTTGGTGGCTTCGGTGAACGTCTGCCAGGGGATGTTCTTGGCGCCGGGGATGTGGCCGTTGCGGATGAAGGTCTGGTCGGTGCCCTCGAACTGAGCCTTGGGCCGTGGGTCGATGATCACCACGTTGCTTTTGCCGATCAGGGGCACCAGCTCGTTCAGGGGAATGGCCAGACCCTTGACCGTGGTGGGGCGGAAGGACCCGGACTGGAACGTCGGGAAGGCCTTGGTGGTGGGCTGGGAGGCCGCCTTGTAGCCACTCAGGCCGCCGTCGACGATCGCCACCTGGCGCACGCCGCTCTTTTCAAGGATGTAGGCGACCAGGGAGGTGCCCAGAACGTCATTGCCTTCGGAGTAAACGAGCACCGAATCCTTGTTGGAGATTCCCGCCTGGCTCAGCAGACTGGCCAGCTTGGTGGGGCCCCAGATCTGGAAGGGCAGGCGACCGTTGGGTCCGCGGAAGGCCTGCTCCGAGAGATGGACGGCACCCGGCACGTGGCCACCGATGTAGGAGAGGGGGGGCACTGGACGCACGTCCAGCACTTTCCAGCGGCCCGAGCTGGCGGCGGCAGCGGCCTGCTCAGGGGAGAACACCTGGAAGCTGGTGCCCCCCGGAGCCAGGCTGGTGACGCCCGCAGCCGCCTGGGCGGGAGCGGCGGCCTGGGCCTGGGTGCTGGTGGCGCTCCCGAGGGCGAAGGTGGTGGCCGTGGCGATGGCGGTTCCGGCCGCTACCGAGAGCAGCAGGCGGCGGGTGAGACGAGACGGCAGGACATCCATTGGACATAAAGGTGATCGATGTATAGATGTTTAAGGGATGGCAGGACACCCCCCTTGTCATCGTGATGACATTGAAATATTCGAAACTGAATGGGGGTACCGTTCCAGCGACCCCGCGAACAAGCCATGCCCTGGCGTTCCCGTCTACTGGCCTTCTCCACCTCGTTGCTGGTGGGCGCCGGCGCCCTGGTCGGCGGCGCCGCCCTGGCCACCCCGGCCGGATCGCTGCTCAAGGGCCTGGCGCTGCCGCTGCCCAAGCCGGCGGCCAGCCTGTTCGCCGCCAATGCGATCGGCCAGACCAGCCTCAACACCCAACTGCCCGGCAAGCCCGAGGAGCTGCTTGCCAAGGTGAAGGCATCGCTGGCCAAGCAGGGCTACAGCGAGCGCAAGATCAACACCGTCGTGGGCCCGTGGGGCTTCAACCTGGTGCTGGATCCTCCGTCCGGCACCAAGGTTGATGGCACCGCTGAGGGCAAGGCGGCCGCCCTGGTGCTCCAGGCCACCGCCATCGGCCCCAACCAGCTCAACCTCAACGTCCGCTTCGAAGGGCTCTGAGGGGTCGCGGACCGGAGTCACCCCATGGACAGCAAGCCGGCCCCCAGCTGGTGGGGCCGCCACTGGAAATGGCTGGTGCCGGCCGGCTGCCTCACCGGCCTGGCCGCCGTTGCGGGCTTCATCGCCCTGATCGTCGGCCTCGTGTTCGGGCTGCTCAAGTCGACCACGCCCTACAAGGAGGCCCTGGCGAAGGCCCAGCGGGATCCGGTGGTGATCAGCCGGCTGGGCACACCGATCCAGGGGGGCTTCCTCGTCTCCGGCAATGTCAGCCTCTCCGGCGGCACGGGGGAAGCCCAGCTGGCCATTCCCCTGCAGGGCTCCAGGGGCAGCGGCACCCTCTACGTGGAGGCCCGCCAGAGCGCCGGCACCTGGACCTACTCCACCCTGACGGTCCGGCCGGACGGGCCCGGCGAACCGATCAGCCTGCTGCGGTCATCGCTCTGAAGCCGGATCAGCCCGCGGCCACCGGGGCGGCGTAGAGGGCCTGGAGGCCCGCCTCGCTCGCCGGTGCCACGCCCCGCTCGGTGATCAGGGCCGTCACCAGCCGGGCGGGGGTGACGTCGAAGGCGGGGTTGAAGCCGTCGCTGCCATCGGGCACCAGCTGCACGCTGGTGGGGTCCCCAGCCGCGGGCTTGCCGGCGATGCGGGTCACCTCCAGGGGGGAGCGGGCCTCGATCGGGATCTCCTTCACCCCGTCGCCGATCGACCAATCAATGGTGGAGGCGGGCAGGGCCACGTAGAAGGGCACGCCGTTGTCGTGGGCGGCCAGGGCCTTGAGGTAGGTGCCGATCTTGTTGCAGACATCGCCCGTGCGGGTGGTGCGGTCGGTGCCGACGATCACCGCATCCACCTGGCCGTGCTGCATCAGGTGCCCGCCGGCGTTGTCGACGATCACGGTGTGGGGAACCCCTTCGCGGCCCAGTTCGAAGGCCGTCAGGCTGGCCCCCTGGTTGCGGGGGCGGGTCTCGTCGACCCAGACGTGTATCGGCAGGCCGGAGCGGTGCGCCTTGTAGATCGGCGCCAGGGCCGTGCCCCAGTCGACCGTGGCCAGCCAGCCGGCATTGCAATGGGTGAGCACGTTCAGGGGCTGGCCGCGGCGCTGCTCGGGGCGCCGGGCGGCAATCTCCTGGAACAGGCGCAGGCCGTGGTCGCCGATCGCCTCGCACATGGCCACGTCCTCCTCGGCGATGGCGGCCGCCTCGGCCCTGGCCGCCTCGGCGCGCTGCTCCGCCGCCAGGGGCAGCACCGTGGCCCGCACCCGCTCCAGGGCCCAGCGCAGGTTGATGGCGGTGGGCCGGGTGGCATCGAGGCGCTCGAAGGCCGCGGCCAGGGAGGCGTCGGAGGGGTCGACCTGCAGGGCCAGCATCAGCCCGTAGGCCCCGGTGACGCCGATCAGGGGAGCGCCCCGCACCACCATGGTGACGATCGCCTCGGCCGCCTCCTCGACATTGGTGAGCGAGCGGGTGACGAAGCGGTGCGGCAGCAGGGTCTGGTCGATCACGCCGACCGAGCGGCCGCCCTCCTCCAGCCAGATGGTGCGCCAGGGCCTGCCGTCGATGTTCATCGGAAAGGGGGAGTCATGGGGACGCAGGGGCCGTGGGCGCCGGGGTGGGCGCCGACTTCGATTTTCCGCCATCACCGGGCCGCTGCAGCAGCTCCCGGGTGAGGCGGCGGAAGCGGGCGGGCTCGAGATCGCCGAGGGCCTCGCCGCGGCGGCTGCGCCAGGCGTTCCAGCCCAGCAGCGGCACCAGGCGGTTGTGGCCGGCCAGATCCAGGGGGGAGGCCAGGGGCAACCCGGGCCGGGGGGCCGGCAGCGGCCCGCGGCGGGCCTCCAGCAGCGCGGCGATGGCGACCAGGGCCTCGTCCCGGCCGCCGGCGCCGAGGATCTCCAGCCCCACCGGCAGGCCGCGGCCATCGACCGCCACCGGCAGGGCCACCGCCGGCAGGCCGCTGGTGCTGCTCACCATGCAGGTGATGGCGGGCGAGGGTTCCCGCTGGGCGCCACCGCGCCGGTCGCTCAGCAGCAGCAGGCCATCGAGGCGCCTGGCGACCAGGGCCTGCTCCAGCCGGCGGCGGTTGGCGGCCATCCGCCGGCGCGCCCTCGCCTCCGCCGCCGGATCGCTGGCCATCAGGTCGCGGCATTCGGCCGGGGTCCATTCCGGCGGCAGGCGGCCGGAGCCGCAGATGTCGTCCCAGCTGCGCCGGCTGCCGGGGTAGCGGGCCAGCTGGGCATCGATGCGGCGCCCCGAGCCCTTGACGAAATCCGAACCCAGCCGGGTGTCGAGCCCCGGCACCACCAGCGCTTCGACCACGTCCGCTCCGGCGGCCCGCAGCAGCTCCAGGGCCTGCCGCAGGGCCGCCGCCGCCGCCTCGGTGGTGGGCGCCAGGTCCAGCTCGCCGGCTTTGGCCAGCACCGCCAGCCGCCGGCCGCGCAGATCCGGCGGGGCCACCGCCTGCTCGGGCCGCCAGGTGGGATCGAGCACCGCCAGGCCCCTGGCCAGCAGGCCCATGTCGCGGGCGATCAGGCCTGGGGTGCCGTTGACGAACCCGAGCGGCAGCAGGCCGGCGCTGGAGAAGCGCCCCTGGGTGGGCCGCAGCGTCACGGCGCCGTTGTAGACGGCCGGCAGGCGCAGGGAGCCGCAGTTGTCGCTGCCGAGGGCCAGGGGCACGAATCCCGCCGCCACCGCCACGGCGGAACCGGAGGAGGAGCCCCCCGGGCTGAGCCAGGGGTCGTAGGCATTGCCCACCCGCCCCGCCGCCCCTGACAGCCCGCGGATGCCGAAGGCGAACTCGTCCATGGTGGTGGTGCCGACCACGATCGCCCCGGCGGCCCGCAGCCGGGCCACCGCCTCGGCGTCGGCCGCGGGCTGGTTGCCCAGCAGGGCAAGGGAACCGGCCGCCATCGGCTGGTCGGCGGTGGCGAAGTTGTCCTTCACCGCCAGCGGCAGGCAGTCGAGGGGGCCGGCGGTAGCGCCCGCCGCCCGGGCGCGGTCGTGGGCGGCGGCCTGCTCGAGGGCGTAGGGGTTGAGCTGCTGGAAGGCGTTGAGGGGCGGCCCGGAGCCGGTGGCCAGGTTGCGGCGCAGGATCTCCGTCTGCACCGCCCGGATCCGGGCCTCACAGGAGGGTGCGGGGGCCGGGGCTCCCGCTTGGGGACTCGCAACGGCCGGAACCGCCAGCGCCCCCAGCGCCAGGGCCAGACCGGCACCGAACGATGCCGTGGCCATGGCAGACCGGGGTCGTTGCTGCAGGTCCATGGCGCCGGCTCAGCCCCGCCGGGCGTCGCGCAGCATCATCGCCATGCGCTGCAGCAGCTTCCAGCCGATCACGCCGTTGGCCTCCACCAGGGGGCGGAACTCCCAGTAGGTGAGGCCGTAGCAGTCGAGACGGGTGGCGGCGGTGATCGTGGCCATGCGGGTGCCGTCATCGATCAGGGCGATCTCACCGAAGAAGTCGCCGGCGCCGAGCCTGGAGCGCACCGTTCCCTGGATCGTCACCGTCGCCTCCCCGGCCTCGATCACATAGAAGGCGGAGCCGCCGGAGCCCTCCTGGATGATCGTTTCACCGGCCTCGAAGTCCCGTTCCTTGAACAGCAGG of the Cyanobium sp. AMD-g genome contains:
- a CDS encoding bifunctional aldolase/short-chain dehydrogenase, coding for MAVQHRWSDDAAREAIARYGDQGVNEDLALRTYSARLLGADPELVLHGGGNTSVKTTVHGLLGEPIRVLCVKGSGWDLGTIEPPGHPAVRLEPLQALRVLESLSDEAMVAAQRQNLIDPAAPNPSVEALLHAFLPHTFVDHTHSIALLALADQPDAAEVCREVYGDRVALVPYVMPGFALAKAAALAWEAAAAGGTEPEGMVLLQHGLFSFGTTAEQSYDRMIDLVRRAEERLARGERSLHAVAVPERPAAAAAVLPVLRGALGRAAVAAGVRPHWILALRDTPLARAISDDARLGDWAGRGVATPDHVIRTKARPLVLPPLPTGGDGHALAAWGRSVEQALESYGAEYRAYFQRQNAAAGGVKKALDPLPRVAAIPGLGLVGIGKSAVEAATVADIAEAWAQTLLAAEAIGRFAPVGEADTFAMEYWSLEQAKLGKAAEKPLSRQVVLVTGAAGAIGAATARAFAAAGADVAVLDLEQEAAEAVAASCGKRALAAACDVTDPVAVRAAIAAVAAHFGGLDIVVSNAGAAWTGPMATLADADLRASFELNFFAHQSVAQAALAVFRAQGLGGQLLFNVSKQALNPGPNFGAYGISKAALLALVRQYALEEGEAGVRVNAINADRIRSGLLDDTMIKERSAARGLSEELYMAGNLLGAEVRASDVADAFVALARMERTTGAVLTVDGGNVAAMVR
- a CDS encoding zinc-binding alcohol dehydrogenase family protein is translated as MRAILATPALVDTELPEPVHGPHDLLVRIEAVAVNPIDTKLRAAVREGDPPRQLGWDAAGVVAATGERVSRFRVGDAVMFAGDAGRAGCNAEAVLVDGRLVGRRPPRLSWAEAAAVPLTGLTAWEALFERLGLDPTGGTGRGRSLLILGGAGGVGSIAIQLARRAGAVVIASASRPKSAAWVRELGADHVVDHHQPLAPQLAALGFETVDRIANFSDTDAYWEVMAELIAPLGSIVAIVGNRRPLDLNRLKAKSVTFAWEFMFTRSQFQTADMGLQGEILDRLAQLFEAGELRPTLGRTLSPINAANLEIAHAQLASGSTVGKIALVGWG
- a CDS encoding class I SAM-dependent methyltransferase — protein: MAQAQPAASDLTAAAPPPNWVASRHPLGWLIDRLLAVEPLRRLLFLQARQLIIRTAERRGIAWRARREELVRLAEPLLASSTDAATQTPPYYRARFHAYQEGNLCWQAAGEAEQATDAMALRVWPGETLEPHQAQRRLRDAIFAAIEPSLTGPVRSALDIGCSVGVGTLALQDWLERREGTGVAVEGLDLSPQMLAVARVRDPGERIRRWHHAAAEATGLPAASVDLITLQFVCHELPMEATRAVLREAARLLRPGGAVALVDQDPDSAVIRRLPAPIATLLKSTEPYLADYFSLDLPRTLEQAGFRDVRRQACDPRHRVLVAVR
- a CDS encoding amidase: MTDSHTDSNAFVASFTVPPTGSGPLDGLTFAVKDVIDVAGWTTGCGNPTWRDTHPPAAVHAVCVEQLLGAGACCLGKTVSDELAFSLLGRNHFEGTPLNPRAPERVPGGSSSGSASAVACGLVDVALGTDTGGSVRVPASNCGLFGFRPSHGLISVAGVNPLAPSFDTVGLFAPTADLLARVATVLLADDVAPPMEPSALYVVSEAFALADPEVAQALSKPLQGLRQRFGDRVREISLAELAGDGALASFSAWCDTYSVLQWAEIRSCLGGWIDTASPVLGPSTAASLALTLQLDRRRIGQALERRGRIHRRLRRFLGPHDLLCLPTTPALAPRLAEADPARSLQGSGSGSTYYPRTLSLTSVAGLGRLPHVSLPMAEVSGVPLGLSLLAAHGQDGFLLDVVRRLASGSGPGMPGGF
- a CDS encoding YeeE/YedE thiosulfate transporter family protein, translating into MAPAIAIGVALAARQPASALVWGLGCGLGHGLVRSDFGFASGYRRLLERRDPGPFFAQLLLAALLVIAMALVLAVEPLTGLRPKLLATPLSLPFLAGAFLFGIGMERARGCGCGTLAAASKGGGGVVAALIGLVVGAFLGTLHAPQLAALGLPRLPSPSGLELFGLAGSVALQLALIALIAVLLWRWSGQLPWRGESRGPYGGAVAVAVLATGLLLVTAEPWRVLWGLALSGAHTAQALGWDPQTSLFWSSPRGQVQLAGWDAWLFNDAVLVDLGLLYGAVATAIGQGRFRWRGERPQALPELARRGFGGLLMGYGGLLASGCNVNAFLGGVMSFSLHGWIWLAVALLGFAASLRLRPAPGTAAQPD
- a CDS encoding sulfurtransferase; protein product: MDVLPSRLTRRLLLSVAAGTAIATATTFALGSATSTQAQAAAPAQAAAGVTSLAPGGTSFQVFSPEQAAAAASSGRWKVLDVRPVPPLSYIGGHVPGAVHLSEQAFRGPNGRLPFQIWGPTKLASLLSQAGISNKDSVLVYSEGNDVLGTSLVAYILEKSGVRQVAIVDGGLSGYKAASQPTTKAFPTFQSGSFRPTTVKGLAIPLNELVPLIGKSNVVIIDPRPKAQFEGTDQTFIRNGHIPGAKNIPWQTFTEATNADEAKKNAHKLRSLEEIRALLVSRGITPDKEVIVSCSTGREASLQFLTLKHLLKYPNVRIYEGSWTEYSATKLPIAVGPEGSPAQVSSR
- a CDS encoding cytochrome c oxidase assembly factor Coa1 family protein: MDSKPAPSWWGRHWKWLVPAGCLTGLAAVAGFIALIVGLVFGLLKSTTPYKEALAKAQRDPVVISRLGTPIQGGFLVSGNVSLSGGTGEAQLAIPLQGSRGSGTLYVEARQSAGTWTYSTLTVRPDGPGEPISLLRSSL
- the mtnA gene encoding S-methyl-5-thioribose-1-phosphate isomerase, with translation MNIDGRPWRTIWLEEGGRSVGVIDQTLLPHRFVTRSLTNVEEAAEAIVTMVVRGAPLIGVTGAYGLMLALQVDPSDASLAAAFERLDATRPTAINLRWALERVRATVLPLAAEQRAEAARAEAAAIAEEDVAMCEAIGDHGLRLFQEIAARRPEQRRGQPLNVLTHCNAGWLATVDWGTALAPIYKAHRSGLPIHVWVDETRPRNQGASLTAFELGREGVPHTVIVDNAGGHLMQHGQVDAVIVGTDRTTRTGDVCNKIGTYLKALAAHDNGVPFYVALPASTIDWSIGDGVKEIPIEARSPLEVTRIAGKPAAGDPTSVQLVPDGSDGFNPAFDVTPARLVTALITERGVAPASEAGLQALYAAPVAAG
- a CDS encoding amidase; its protein translation is MDLQQRPRSAMATASFGAGLALALGALAVPAVASPQAGAPAPAPSCEARIRAVQTEILRRNLATGSGPPLNAFQQLNPYALEQAAAHDRARAAGATAGPLDCLPLAVKDNFATADQPMAAGSLALLGNQPAADAEAVARLRAAGAIVVGTTTMDEFAFGIRGLSGAAGRVGNAYDPWLSPGGSSSGSAVAVAAGFVPLALGSDNCGSLRLPAVYNGAVTLRPTQGRFSSAGLLPLGFVNGTPGLIARDMGLLARGLAVLDPTWRPEQAVAPPDLRGRRLAVLAKAGELDLAPTTEAAAAALRQALELLRAAGADVVEALVVPGLDTRLGSDFVKGSGRRIDAQLARYPGSRRSWDDICGSGRLPPEWTPAECRDLMASDPAAEARARRRMAANRRRLEQALVARRLDGLLLLSDRRGGAQREPSPAITCMVSSTSGLPAVALPVAVDGRGLPVGLEILGAGGRDEALVAIAALLEARRGPLPAPRPGLPLASPLDLAGHNRLVPLLGWNAWRSRRGEALGDLEPARFRRLTRELLQRPGDGGKSKSAPTPAPTAPASP
- a CDS encoding cyclic nucleotide-binding domain-containing protein yields the protein MRGAPVEVLQRVPLFADLSPEELQQIALLFKERDFEAGETIIQEGSGGSAFYVIEAGEATVTIQGTVRSRLGAGDFFGEIALIDDGTRMATITAATRLDCYGLTYWEFRPLVEANGVIGWKLLQRMAMMLRDARRG